A stretch of Colletotrichum lupini chromosome 2, complete sequence DNA encodes these proteins:
- a CDS encoding dienelactone hydrolase produces MRYLCAVSAFLGLMCLAESRSSYVADLSILAFAGTPVGKVVPFNGLDLYVSMPRNKSEKGPDPMRQFGVLMLPDVFGIQSTENMLLADSFARAGYITVAPDLMDGKPRTEGSMSGFNASEFFKSHGPSVTNPKVEKAITYMREQMGVRHIASAGYCFGGRYVFRALGLPDNKGVQVGFAAHPSALGDDEIKAIKGPASLAVAEGDTGMLTKRRVVSD; encoded by the exons ATGCGATACCTCTGTGCTGTCTCTGCATTCCTGGGGTTGATGTGCCTGGCGGAAAGTAGGAGCTCATACGTCGCTGACTTGTCCATCTTGGCATTTGCCGGCACCCCGGTTGGGAAAGTTGTGCCTTTTAATGGCC TTGACCTCTACGTCTCGATGCCGCGCAATAAGAGCGAAAAAGGGCCAGATCCGATGCGACAATTTGGAGTTCTCATGCTGCCTGACGTTTTTGGGATCCAGTCGACGGAGAACATGCT TCTCGCCGACAGCTTTGCCCGCGCTGGCTACATCACTGTTGCCCCAGACTTGATGGACGGCAAGCCAAGAACCGAAGGGTCTATGTCAGGGTTCAACGCGAGCGAGTTTTTCAAGTCACATGGACCTAGCGTCACAAACCCCAAAGTCGAGAAAGCCATCACCTACATGCGAGAGCAAATGGGCGTCCGTCATATTGCATCGGCCGGGTATTGTTTCGGTGGGCGATATGTCTTCCGAGCACTCGGGCTTCCCGACAACAAGGGAGTGCAGGTTGGGTTTGCTGCACATCCAAGCGCACTTGGCGACGACGAAATCAAGGCTATTAAAGGACCTGCAAGTCTGGCCGTGGCCG AGGGGGATACTGGTATGTTAACAAAGAGAAGGGtggtatcggattag
- a CDS encoding 3-hydroxyisobutyrate dehydrogenase, whose protein sequence is MCSANLPADASLHTLDWIHISSRDINKKRNTYTHAHPRTSPSPHCTLFFFVMDQPLSLGFIGLGAMGLPMASNLVAKVANGSQTYVYDISETSMKRLIDQAKNADITGCKSPREVSQKADIVFTMLPEGSHVKTVYLDPDTGILGPELKSRLLIDCSTIDTEMSQLVSNTIKSHFPSTFFCDAPVSGGTLGAEAATLTLMTGCSEKNPNWPEIRDLLGLMGKNIIACGGPGLGLTAKLCNNYCSALISLATSEAMNIGMRAGIDPRLLARVFSNSTAQSTICDKWNPVPGICPNAPASHGYRGGFKIQLMAKDFGLAVSMADKVDAKLILGAVGLRAYNEASQDSKCRDLDSRVLYRYIGGNEDWQMFQFHGGSIASTVSLIEHAQQTPSETVAPSSLRATLLQPKPESSKDMASSDLQCRFPTPVYEVTARKQDPATIMRGAFGSPFRGDVGLCGESPPCGNLVVEMRPASRFQIPDHSHSVSILKQPTRRPFSTENTNMADKLAANTAKEAEAHKTLYDKGLKLRYEVAGTSYVDAALAGGSSDFARPMQELVTEACWGSVWARPGLERKQRSLLNIAMLCALNRAPGLAAHVRGALNNGASEVEIRETLLQAAIYCGMPAGIEGFKVAEKVIVAWNEEMKK, encoded by the exons ATGTGCTCTGCGAATCTGCCCGCTGACG CAAGCCTTCACACCTTGGACTGGATCCATATATCTTCTAGAGATATCAACAAGAAGAGAAATACCTACACTCATGCGCACCCAAGAACTTCTCCTTCCCCTCATTGcacgctcttcttttttgTCATGGATCAGCCACTAAGCCTAGGATTTATTGGCCTTGGGGCTATGGGTTTGCCCATGGCCTCCAATCTCGTCGCCAAGGTGGCGAATGGTTCTCAAACATACGTCTACGATATCTCAGAGACCTCCATGAAGAGACTCATCGATCAGGCAAAGAATGCGGATATCACAGGGTGCAAGTCTCCGAGAGAAGTTTCACAAAAGGCT GACATAGTTTTCACAATGCTTCCAGAGGGCAGCCATGTGAAAACCGTCTACTTGGACCCAGACACCGGGATATTGGGTCCTGAGCTGAAGTCCCGCTTGCTCATCGATTGCTCAACTATCGACACGGAGATGTCCCAGCTGGTATCAAACACTATCAAATCCCACTTTCCATCCACATTCTTCTGCGATGCACCTGTATCTGGCGGCACCCTCGGTGCGGAAGCGGCTACATTGACTCTGATGACTGGTTGCTCCGAAAAGAATCCGAACTGGCCAGAAATTCGCGACTTACTGGGTCTCATGGGCAAGAATATCATTGCATGTGGCGGCCCAGGCTTGGGTCTTACGGCAAAGCTTTGCAACAACTACTGCTCGGCGCTCATTTCACTTGCAACATCCGAAGCCATGAACATCGGGATGAGAGCGGGCATTGATCCTCGACTCCTCGCGCGCGTGTTCTCCAACAGTACTGCACAAAGCACGATCTGCGACAAGTGGAATCCTGTGCCTGGCATCTGTCCAAATGCCCCAGCAAGTCACGGATATCGAGGCGGCTTCAAGATTCAGTTGATGGCAAAAGACTTTGGCTTAGCTGTGTCTATGGCGGATAAGGTTGACGCAAAGTTGATTCTTGGTGCTGTTGGCCTCAGAGCCTACAATGAGGCGAGTCAAGATTCCAAATGTCGCGATCTTGACTCTCGCGTGCTTTACAGATACATTGGAGGCAACGAGGACTGGCAA ATGTTCCAATTTCATGGGGGCTCAATTGCCTCAACCGTCTCTCTAATTGAACATGCCCAGCAGACTCCCAGTGAAACCGTTGCACCTTCCTCCCTGCGAGCTACTTTGCTACAGCCAAAGCCCGAGTCAAGCAAGGACATGGCTAGTTCAGACCTACAATGCCGATTCCCCACTCCGGTTTACGAAGTGACGGCACGGAAGCAGGACCCCGCCACCATAATGCGGGGTGCATTCGGGTCTCCGTTCCGTGGTGATGTGGGGTTATGTGGAGAGAGT CCTCCCTGTGGCAATTTGGTAGTTGAAATGAGACCTGCAT CACGTTTCCAGATTCCGGACCATTCTCACAGCGTATCAATTCTCAAACAACCCACACGTCGGCCCTTTAGCACTGAAAACACCAACATGGCCGACAAGCTTGCAGCAAACACTGCGAAAGAGGCGGAAGCCCACAAGACACTTTACGACAAAGGACTGAAGCTCCGATATGAGGTCGCAGGGACTTCTTACGTCGACGCAGCTCTGGCTGGTGGTTCGTCCGACTTTGCCAGGCCGATGCAAGAGCTCGTCACAGAAGCTTGCTGGGGTTCGGTCTGGGCTAGGCCAGGCTTGGAGAGAAAGCAGCGATCTCTCTTAAACATTGCCATGTTATGCGCTCTGAACAGAGCCCCCGGGCTTGCAGCTCATGTCCGTGGAGCACTGAACAACGGAGCGAGTGAAGTAGAAATTCGGGAGACACTGCTGCAAGCGGCTATTTACTGTGGAATGCCAGCTGGTATCGAGGGGTTCAAAGTTGCCGAAAAGGTCATTGTTGCCTGGAACGAAGAAATGAAGAAGTAA